A region of Methanocorpusculum labreanum Z DNA encodes the following proteins:
- a CDS encoding ABC transporter ATP-binding protein, which translates to MNHIIERLAGSIREFKKDSLITPLFVSLEVVMDVIIPLILASLIDDGITAGNMGVILRLGLVLFLSAIFSLIFGILAGKFAASASSGFARNLRHDIFYNVQSFSFANIDKFSTPSIVTRLTTDVTNVQNAYQMLMRVAVRCPLMLILSYVMVIIINPELSIIYLVLIPILGVGMYLIITRVQPIFEKVFKTFDRLNKVVQENLRGIRVVKSYVRDEYEVEKFKDVSKDIYGYFSHAEKLLAFVSPLMQFVVYAAILLVSWFGAQFIVAGTLSTGELVSLFAYTMQILMSLMMLAMIFVMITMSRASAKRIVEILDEESNLTNPEDPVFVVENGDISFRDVDFSYSTDAERICLQKINLEIKSGETIGILGGTGSSKTTLVQLIPRLYDVTGGSVMVGGVDVRKYDLTTLRDQVAVVLQKNVLFSGTIKDNLKWGNPDASDEELIRVSKLACADEFIQHYPEKYDTRIEQGGSNVSGGQKQRLCIARALLKKPKILILDDSTSAVDTKTDAQIRQALMTEIPDTTKIIITQRISSVEHADKIIVMDGGHINAVGTHAELLQNNPIYQEVYSTQQKGGEE; encoded by the coding sequence ATGAATCATATCATTGAGCGCCTGGCCGGCTCTATCCGCGAGTTTAAAAAAGACAGTCTCATAACCCCGCTGTTCGTTTCGTTAGAGGTGGTGATGGATGTAATCATCCCGTTGATTCTTGCAAGCCTCATCGACGACGGGATCACCGCAGGAAACATGGGAGTCATTCTCCGGCTTGGTCTTGTCTTGTTCCTCTCGGCAATATTCTCGCTCATATTCGGCATTCTCGCCGGAAAATTCGCTGCATCCGCGTCATCCGGATTTGCACGCAATCTCCGGCACGATATATTCTATAATGTGCAGAGTTTCTCGTTTGCAAACATCGACAAATTCTCTACCCCGAGTATTGTTACGAGGCTCACCACCGACGTTACAAATGTGCAGAATGCCTATCAGATGCTGATGAGGGTAGCGGTCCGCTGTCCTTTGATGTTGATCTTGTCCTACGTCATGGTCATCATCATCAACCCCGAGCTTTCCATCATCTATCTTGTGCTTATTCCCATTCTGGGTGTTGGGATGTACCTTATTATCACCAGGGTCCAGCCCATATTCGAGAAGGTATTCAAGACATTCGACCGGCTCAACAAAGTCGTTCAGGAAAATCTCCGGGGCATCCGGGTCGTAAAATCCTATGTCCGTGATGAGTATGAAGTGGAAAAGTTCAAAGACGTCTCAAAGGACATCTACGGATACTTTTCCCATGCTGAAAAACTGCTTGCATTCGTCAGCCCCTTGATGCAGTTCGTTGTCTACGCGGCGATCCTTCTCGTTTCCTGGTTCGGGGCCCAGTTCATCGTTGCCGGGACCTTGTCCACGGGTGAACTGGTCAGTCTGTTTGCCTATACGATGCAGATTTTAATGAGTCTGATGATGCTTGCCATGATTTTTGTGATGATCACCATGTCCCGTGCATCTGCGAAACGTATCGTCGAGATCCTCGATGAAGAGAGCAATCTCACGAACCCAGAGGATCCGGTGTTCGTTGTCGAAAACGGCGATATAAGCTTCCGCGATGTCGACTTCAGCTACTCCACCGATGCTGAAAGGATCTGTCTTCAGAAGATCAATCTGGAGATTAAATCCGGCGAGACGATCGGGATACTTGGCGGGACCGGCAGTTCCAAAACGACGCTCGTCCAGCTGATCCCCCGTCTCTATGATGTGACCGGCGGATCGGTCATGGTCGGGGGAGTGGATGTTCGCAAGTATGATCTGACGACCCTTCGCGATCAGGTCGCCGTTGTTCTGCAGAAAAACGTGCTGTTCTCCGGCACCATAAAGGACAATCTCAAATGGGGAAATCCCGATGCATCGGACGAGGAGCTGATCCGCGTCAGCAAACTGGCGTGCGCCGACGAATTCATCCAGCATTATCCCGAGAAGTACGACACAAGAATCGAACAGGGCGGGTCAAACGTCTCCGGCGGTCAGAAACAGAGATTATGCATCGCCCGGGCTCTCTTGAAAAAGCCGAAGATCCTCATTCTGGATGATTCGACGAGTGCCGTTGATACTAAAACGGATGCGCAGATCAGGCAGGCGCTGATGACCGAGATCCCGGATACAACAAAGATCATCATCACGCAGCGGATCTCTTCGGTCGAGCATGCGGACAAGATCATCGTGATGGACGGCGGCCACATCAATGCGGTCGGCACGCACGCTGAGCTCCTGCAGAACAATCCGATCTATCAGGAGGTCTATTCGACCCAGCAGAAGGGAGGTGAGGAGTAA
- a CDS encoding MarR family winged helix-turn-helix transcriptional regulator — MDDRLPIAILIKILSNHIKRNLDTAASFGPLYNITGTQIQIIGYIYHSPKDDIFQKDIETKFSIRRSTATGILQLMEKNELIKREPVEYDARLKKIILTEKALAVSRQAHHNLTDLEEQMTKGISPEELAVFRSLIWKMKTNLEELV, encoded by the coding sequence ATGGATGACAGACTGCCAATAGCGATATTAATCAAGATCCTTTCAAATCATATAAAACGAAATCTGGACACTGCTGCGTCATTTGGGCCTCTGTACAATATCACCGGCACACAGATCCAGATCATCGGATATATCTATCATTCACCGAAGGATGATATTTTTCAAAAGGATATCGAGACGAAATTTTCCATCCGGCGCTCAACGGCCACCGGTATCCTTCAGCTCATGGAAAAGAACGAACTCATCAAAAGAGAGCCCGTCGAGTACGATGCCAGACTCAAAAAGATCATACTCACGGAAAAGGCACTTGCCGTCAGCCGGCAGGCGCATCACAATCTCACTGATCTTGAAGAGCAGATGACCAAAGGAATCTCGCCAGAGGAACTGGCAGTTTTCAGATCCCTTATCTGGAAAATGAAAACCAATCTTGAGGAGCTTGTATGA
- the map gene encoding type II methionyl aminopeptidase: MNDNELDTYIEAGRIAKNVLHKCAAEIKPGVGMADIFDMVLDEISSAGVSPSFPPNISLNNCAAHDTASPDEERVFAEGDLIKLDIGTHIDGYIADTAVTVDLGDHASLCEASRAALDAAINVVAPEVVVSEIGAVVEETITSFGYKPIINLTGHALARYSLHHGLSIPNTGRFGSAVLREDMVIAIEPFASTGSGLVHEAPRAEIYQVVGNAPVRSPAGRKIMKKAEEMHGLPFARRWLNVPKAELALPTLLRQGNLFVYHSLSDVPESFVSQFEHTVIVTADGALVTTR; encoded by the coding sequence ATGAACGATAACGAACTGGATACCTACATTGAGGCGGGGCGAATCGCAAAAAACGTCCTGCACAAATGCGCCGCCGAAATAAAACCGGGTGTCGGCATGGCCGATATTTTCGACATGGTTTTGGATGAAATATCCTCGGCAGGCGTATCACCCTCCTTCCCTCCCAATATTTCTTTGAATAACTGTGCGGCCCACGATACGGCCTCCCCTGACGAGGAACGGGTATTTGCCGAAGGGGATCTGATAAAACTGGATATTGGAACGCACATCGACGGATACATCGCAGACACCGCCGTCACGGTGGATCTCGGCGACCACGCTTCCTTATGCGAGGCATCACGCGCTGCGCTTGACGCCGCGATCAATGTCGTTGCGCCGGAGGTTGTCGTCAGCGAGATCGGCGCGGTCGTCGAAGAAACGATCACGTCATTTGGCTACAAGCCGATCATAAACTTAACAGGCCACGCACTTGCGCGCTATAGTCTCCACCACGGCCTCTCGATCCCGAACACGGGAAGATTCGGCAGCGCTGTTCTCAGAGAAGATATGGTTATTGCGATCGAACCCTTCGCATCGACCGGCTCGGGTCTGGTCCACGAGGCGCCGCGGGCCGAGATCTATCAGGTCGTCGGCAATGCTCCGGTCAGATCACCCGCCGGCAGAAAAATCATGAAAAAGGCGGAAGAGATGCACGGTCTGCCGTTTGCCCGCCGCTGGCTGAATGTTCCAAAGGCGGAACTTGCTCTGCCAACCCTCCTTCGTCAGGGAAATCTCTTCGTATATCACAGCTTATCGGACGTGCCGGAGTCATTTGTTTCCCAATTCGAGCACACGGTCATCGTGACCGCAGACGGCGCTCTGGTAACAACGAGATAA
- the glnA gene encoding type I glutamate--ammonia ligase, giving the protein MVSDERKSPFGSLAASHGGDRAELIDAVLKQLENDNVRSVLLQFSDMVGKPKNVAIPTKQMKKALTEGISFDGSSIQGFARLEESDMVLRPEPATYQIIPWSDEKYRVARFICDVYTTRGEPFIGDPRYILRQQLEKAAKLGYTFNVGPEMEFFLFRLINGHPSVELQDHGGYFDQTPTDPGEDVRRDLVTSLSEMGFDIEASHHEVAPSQHEIDFTYGNALAMADKVVTFKFVAKTLALHRGLHATFMAKPIYGINGSGMHVNCSLMKDGQNAFFDPEGEHQLSDTARHFIAGILKHIDGITRIANPTVNSYKRLIPGYEAPVYVGWSAMNRSALIRVPSSRGKSTRAELRSPDPTCNPYLTFAVMLAAGMEGVTQKIEPPESVDKNIFRMSAEERAAEGIRCLPWSLHEANTALMNDPLLCSVLGEHVVSQINRLGELEWGDFSKHITDWELNRYLATY; this is encoded by the coding sequence ATGGTTTCTGACGAGCGTAAAAGTCCTTTTGGCTCTCTTGCCGCTTCACACGGCGGCGACCGTGCGGAGTTGATTGACGCAGTTCTCAAACAGCTTGAGAATGACAATGTACGGTCGGTTCTCCTCCAGTTCTCGGACATGGTGGGCAAACCGAAAAATGTCGCGATTCCGACGAAACAGATGAAGAAAGCCTTAACTGAGGGTATCAGTTTCGACGGTTCTTCAATTCAGGGGTTTGCGAGACTGGAAGAGTCGGATATGGTGCTCCGGCCCGAGCCGGCAACATATCAGATCATTCCCTGGTCCGATGAGAAATACCGGGTTGCCCGATTCATCTGCGATGTTTATACGACCCGCGGCGAACCGTTCATCGGGGACCCGCGGTATATTCTCCGTCAGCAGCTGGAAAAAGCGGCAAAACTCGGATACACCTTCAATGTCGGCCCCGAGATGGAGTTTTTCCTCTTCAGACTGATCAATGGCCACCCCTCGGTGGAACTTCAGGATCACGGAGGATACTTCGATCAGACCCCGACCGACCCCGGAGAGGATGTCCGCCGCGATTTAGTGACCTCCCTTTCCGAGATGGGATTTGATATCGAAGCATCCCATCACGAGGTCGCACCCTCCCAGCACGAGATCGATTTCACCTACGGCAACGCCCTTGCCATGGCAGATAAGGTTGTTACCTTCAAGTTTGTTGCAAAAACGCTCGCTCTTCACCGCGGTCTGCATGCCACTTTCATGGCAAAACCGATCTACGGCATCAACGGTTCCGGGATGCATGTCAACTGTTCGCTGATGAAGGACGGACAGAATGCATTCTTTGATCCCGAAGGAGAACACCAGCTCTCCGACACCGCCCGTCATTTTATTGCCGGAATTCTCAAACATATCGATGGAATCACCCGTATCGCAAACCCGACGGTGAACTCGTACAAGCGGCTTATCCCGGGATACGAAGCTCCGGTCTATGTCGGCTGGTCTGCGATGAACCGTTCCGCCCTTATCAGAGTTCCCTCGTCCCGCGGCAAAAGTACCCGCGCCGAACTGCGCAGCCCGGACCCGACCTGCAACCCGTATCTCACGTTTGCCGTGATGCTTGCAGCCGGTATGGAAGGCGTTACCCAGAAGATTGAGCCCCCGGAGAGCGTGGACAAAAATATTTTCAGAATGAGCGCGGAAGAGCGTGCAGCTGAAGGAATACGCTGCCTCCCCTGGAGTCTCCATGAGGCAAACACCGCTCTGATGAACGATCCGCTGCTCTGCAGTGTTCTCGGCGAGCATGTGGTTTCGCAGATCAACCGTCTCGGTGAACTCGAGTGGGGAGATTTCTCCAAGCATATCACTGACTGGGAGCTTAACCGCTACCTTGCAACATACTAA
- a CDS encoding DUF5814 domain-containing protein encodes MIASRARFRYIKKLQRAAGHRLPEGAFHPANLEAITGSMNIDSLDPGTRDQVLRFFKDFLECKCRDSPLCGCPERKFVITILELREMGLNHKEIHRHLIDEYGIDLFPADILSFLEESVHLLEAIRSVADLAGENELVNLSDEHIRNISR; translated from the coding sequence GTGATCGCGAGTAGGGCACGGTTTCGATACATCAAAAAACTTCAGCGTGCGGCAGGCCACCGTCTGCCCGAAGGCGCCTTTCATCCGGCAAATCTGGAAGCGATTACCGGTTCAATGAATATCGATAGCCTGGACCCGGGAACGCGGGACCAGGTCCTCCGTTTTTTTAAGGATTTTCTGGAATGCAAATGCCGCGACTCACCCCTTTGCGGCTGCCCGGAACGAAAATTCGTCATTACAATCCTGGAACTTCGGGAGATGGGGCTGAACCACAAAGAGATCCACCGGCACTTAATCGACGAGTACGGTATCGATCTTTTCCCGGCCGATATCCTGAGTTTCCTCGAAGAGTCCGTCCACCTTCTTGAAGCCATCAGAAGTGTCGCGGACCTCGCCGGAGAAAACGAACTCGTGAACCTCTCAGACGAGCATATCCGAAATATTTCACGCTGA
- a CDS encoding M20 family metallopeptidase, protein MNAAKLCSDLIQIRSDNPPGDTSEIAEYILSVMEGLGIPGTITSGPDGHDNVISKDQAGRLLLTGHIDVVPALNEGWKYPPYSGKIDDTCVHGRGATDMKGGCAAVLSAVARAKDAGDDLPVSLAFVCDEEGGGRYGTRYLLEKNLIHPCDVLIAEPTPAYAPAVGQKGVCRFDVEFVGTPGHSSLYPILGESAVIQAMDFLYWMGELHKRVYPQTEEMEKLIEHSTKIAGEGTTTDFGPVFRQIMYNPGIISGGERVNIVAQKCTLMMDMRLPWGCDCDEILDEICSHIPKSAVLTPRTKANASLTASDSFLVQKTCEAISEVYGITSRPMVQWAASDARALRLAGFRALEYGPGDLSTMHGLNEKVSIDQLNKCEEIYYRLIQNYTNTKQEIS, encoded by the coding sequence ATGAATGCAGCAAAGCTCTGCTCAGATCTGATACAGATACGTAGCGACAATCCGCCCGGCGACACGAGCGAGATTGCCGAATATATTTTATCCGTAATGGAAGGACTCGGCATCCCCGGAACGATCACCTCCGGGCCCGACGGTCATGACAATGTCATATCAAAGGACCAGGCCGGGCGTCTTCTTCTCACCGGACATATAGATGTGGTCCCGGCACTGAACGAGGGCTGGAAGTATCCGCCGTATTCCGGCAAGATCGACGACACCTGCGTGCACGGACGCGGGGCGACCGATATGAAAGGCGGATGTGCCGCCGTTTTGTCGGCGGTTGCCAGAGCAAAGGATGCGGGCGATGATCTCCCGGTCTCTCTTGCCTTCGTCTGTGACGAGGAAGGGGGAGGAAGATACGGCACCCGGTATCTGCTGGAGAAAAACCTCATCCACCCGTGCGATGTTTTGATCGCCGAACCGACGCCGGCATATGCCCCGGCTGTCGGACAAAAAGGCGTCTGCAGATTCGATGTGGAGTTTGTCGGAACGCCCGGCCATTCATCCCTGTATCCGATTCTCGGTGAAAGTGCGGTGATCCAGGCGATGGATTTTCTCTACTGGATGGGAGAACTGCACAAGCGCGTATATCCGCAGACAGAGGAGATGGAAAAACTCATCGAGCACTCGACCAAAATCGCCGGTGAAGGAACGACGACGGACTTCGGCCCGGTGTTTCGGCAGATCATGTATAATCCGGGCATCATTTCCGGCGGGGAACGGGTCAACATCGTCGCCCAGAAATGTACTCTCATGATGGACATGCGGCTCCCGTGGGGATGCGACTGTGATGAGATCTTAGATGAGATCTGCAGCCATATCCCGAAATCGGCCGTCCTCACCCCCCGAACCAAAGCCAACGCTTCGCTGACGGCGAGCGACTCGTTCCTTGTGCAGAAAACCTGCGAAGCCATCAGCGAAGTGTACGGGATCACCTCGCGTCCGATGGTCCAGTGGGCCGCATCCGATGCCCGGGCGCTTCGCCTGGCGGGTTTCCGTGCTCTCGAATACGGACCCGGCGACCTTAGCACCATGCACGGCCTGAATGAAAAGGTCTCTATCGACCAGCTGAACAAATGCGAAGAGATCTACTATAGACTCATCCAGAACTACACAAATACAAAACAGGAGATATCATAA
- a CDS encoding malate dehydrogenase yields MAKVTIIGATGQVGSYVAHAVSQFPHVQEMCLYGRPGNEQYLDGLAHDMMDSFAARGTNTRVTFGTTPKELRGSDIIVLTSGVPRKATQTRLDLALENARIVKVFAEQVGRMAPEAILLVVTNPVDIMTTVALKYSGMMPHRVFGLGTHLDSMRLKACLAEFFNVHVSEIHTRIIGEHGDTMVPMWSATTVGGIQIDNLLGVAKLPREEMIQRVKSSGSYIIEAKGATVYGPGDAIATLIRTIVEDENRMLTVATQIRREVFGHEGVCVSVPARITRGGVFPIGVKLSEEEEQMFAKSVKLIRDTTENVCAVLDAESQE; encoded by the coding sequence ATGGCAAAAGTTACGATTATCGGTGCAACGGGTCAGGTAGGCTCATATGTAGCACATGCCGTATCCCAATTTCCGCATGTGCAGGAAATGTGCCTGTACGGCAGACCTGGAAATGAACAGTATCTGGACGGTCTCGCCCATGATATGATGGACTCTTTTGCGGCACGCGGAACGAATACCCGTGTAACGTTTGGTACAACGCCAAAAGAGCTCCGTGGATCAGATATAATCGTTCTTACGTCCGGCGTTCCAAGAAAAGCTACACAGACCCGTCTGGATCTGGCTCTTGAGAATGCACGGATTGTGAAGGTTTTTGCCGAACAAGTAGGGCGCATGGCACCGGAGGCGATCCTGCTTGTTGTAACAAATCCCGTGGATATTATGACAACCGTTGCTCTCAAGTATTCGGGGATGATGCCGCACAGAGTGTTCGGTCTTGGAACGCATCTTGATTCGATGCGGCTCAAGGCATGCCTTGCAGAATTTTTCAACGTGCACGTTAGTGAGATACATACCCGCATCATCGGTGAACACGGCGACACCATGGTCCCGATGTGGTCAGCGACGACGGTCGGCGGTATCCAGATCGACAATCTTCTGGGCGTTGCAAAACTCCCGCGTGAAGAGATGATCCAGCGGGTGAAATCAAGCGGGTCGTACATAATCGAGGCAAAAGGAGCAACGGTTTACGGTCCCGGCGATGCGATCGCAACACTGATTCGAACCATCGTCGAGGATGAAAACCGCATGCTTACCGTCGCAACACAGATCCGCCGCGAGGTGTTCGGACATGAAGGAGTATGCGTGAGCGTTCCTGCCCGGATAACACGCGGGGGAGTATTCCCTATCGGCGTGAAGTTATCCGAAGAAGAAGAGCAGATGTTTGCAAAATCGGTAAAACTGATCAGAGATACGACCGAAAACGTCTGTGCTGTACTCGATGCAGAATCCCAAGAGTAA
- a CDS encoding pyridoxamine 5'-phosphate oxidase family protein — translation MALLTAELKEQIAKVGVCHLVTASKAGVPNAAPMGAIWVMDNDTIWISNNFMNKTIANIKENPQVSLLVWSRDIGNCFQLKGTAAVEAGTADHKKMKELLDAKKPGLPGKELVKITVKEIFTCMPGPDAGKKL, via the coding sequence ATGGCATTACTTACTGCAGAACTCAAAGAGCAGATTGCCAAAGTCGGCGTATGTCATCTGGTCACCGCATCCAAAGCCGGTGTCCCGAACGCAGCCCCGATGGGCGCAATCTGGGTCATGGACAATGACACGATCTGGATTTCAAATAATTTCATGAACAAAACTATCGCAAACATCAAAGAGAATCCACAGGTCTCTCTTCTGGTGTGGAGCCGTGATATCGGCAACTGTTTCCAGTTGAAAGGAACTGCCGCAGTGGAAGCGGGAACCGCCGACCACAAAAAAATGAAGGAGCTTCTTGACGCGAAAAAACCCGGACTGCCGGGAAAAGAACTGGTCAAGATCACCGTCAAGGAAATTTTCACCTGCATGCCCGGACCGGACGCAGGGAAAAAACTCTAA
- a CDS encoding M24 family metallopeptidase, producing the protein MKQLLDELEKHSCDAYVAYDTSENADMRYASGFLASDPYIYVFSREGVATLIVSSMEETRARYESTCSIVTRISAGLPELLKEYHDPDLATAHMIKNFAGSRLLIPPSMPVGFAHKLAEVAEVVIDSGTIAKIRSIKTEDEITNMRYVQKMNEVAVRAAVDAVRKSEPDNRGILMLEDAPLTSERIRDIIHFALRPFSCEDIDTIVSCGEASSMPHARGTGPLYANQPIVMDVFPRSELTGYFADMTRTISKGAPSDEIIKMYDAVQKAKELAASMIRPGITGAEVYTAVVEFFQTQGYETAGSSGFTHSLGHGVGLEIHEAPSLSPSGGELKVGQVITLEPGLYYQGIGGVRLEDMGVVTSDGFDSFTCFEEKLVV; encoded by the coding sequence ATGAAGCAGCTTTTGGATGAATTGGAAAAACATTCATGCGATGCATATGTTGCATACGACACATCGGAAAATGCGGATATGCGCTATGCTTCGGGATTTCTCGCATCTGATCCCTATATATACGTATTTTCCAGAGAGGGCGTTGCGACCCTGATCGTATCTTCGATGGAAGAAACGCGTGCGCGCTACGAGTCAACATGTAGCATAGTGACACGCATCTCCGCAGGTCTCCCAGAACTCCTGAAAGAGTATCATGATCCCGATTTGGCGACGGCCCATATGATCAAAAATTTTGCAGGTTCGCGCCTGTTGATCCCCCCTTCGATGCCGGTCGGTTTCGCTCACAAACTGGCCGAGGTCGCTGAAGTAGTCATAGATTCCGGGACGATCGCGAAAATCCGGAGCATAAAAACCGAGGATGAAATTACCAATATGCGCTATGTCCAGAAGATGAATGAGGTCGCCGTCCGCGCAGCCGTCGATGCCGTCAGAAAATCGGAGCCGGATAACAGAGGCATTTTGATGCTCGAAGATGCTCCCCTTACGTCGGAAAGGATCCGCGACATCATCCACTTTGCGCTTCGGCCCTTCAGCTGCGAAGACATCGACACGATCGTCTCCTGCGGGGAAGCATCATCCATGCCCCATGCGCGGGGAACAGGTCCGCTGTACGCAAACCAGCCGATCGTCATGGACGTCTTTCCACGAAGCGAGTTGACAGGATACTTTGCCGATATGACACGTACCATCTCCAAAGGTGCTCCCTCTGACGAAATAATCAAAATGTATGATGCCGTGCAAAAAGCCAAAGAACTGGCCGCATCCATGATCCGTCCCGGAATCACAGGCGCCGAGGTTTACACTGCGGTCGTGGAGTTTTTCCAGACACAGGGTTACGAAACGGCCGGATCCTCGGGATTTACGCATAGTCTTGGGCATGGCGTCGGACTCGAGATCCACGAAGCGCCGTCCCTTTCTCCGTCCGGCGGCGAACTGAAAGTTGGGCAGGTCATCACGCTGGAACCGGGCCTTTATTATCAGGGGATCGGCGGGGTCAGGCTCGAGGATATGGGTGTCGTAACAAGTGATGGATTTGACAGCTTTACGTGCTTTGAAGAAAAATTAGTAGTATAG
- a CDS encoding DUF2150 family protein: protein MAAKKSKKTAEPEAAPKLFYIFYNQERWDNWLKTLETADWEGDEDSDEMPEGFRILDGFSDDITLAVIKIIRLFQNGRIPLEEARTKLRSVEEIVMAEVMGEELAEIVGSMQVSLVVLFAAAQKYLEETYPPAEEIKNLVKEGRKVVEKDPEKALDIASSIGSAVINGASCCGKYVKDTDEPTLFDEWLVEVERIADAVKSLKDFDEEAGESS, encoded by the coding sequence ATGGCTGCCAAAAAAAGTAAGAAAACAGCTGAGCCGGAAGCTGCTCCCAAGCTCTTTTATATCTTCTACAATCAGGAGAGATGGGACAACTGGCTCAAGACCCTCGAAACCGCCGACTGGGAAGGGGACGAGGACTCAGATGAGATGCCGGAAGGATTCAGAATTCTGGACGGATTTTCCGATGACATTACGCTTGCCGTAATCAAGATCATCCGTCTCTTCCAGAACGGCAGAATACCCCTTGAAGAAGCAAGAACGAAACTCCGCAGTGTCGAAGAGATCGTTATGGCCGAAGTCATGGGCGAGGAACTCGCAGAGATCGTCGGATCGATGCAGGTCTCCCTTGTCGTCCTCTTCGCTGCTGCGCAGAAGTACCTTGAAGAGACCTATCCGCCAGCTGAAGAGATCAAAAATCTCGTCAAAGAGGGACGTAAAGTCGTCGAAAAAGATCCCGAAAAGGCACTTGATATCGCCTCTTCGATCGGGTCCGCCGTCATCAACGGAGCTTCCTGTTGCGGGAAATACGTAAAAGACACCGATGAGCCGACCCTCTTCGACGAGTGGCTCGTCGAGGTCGAACGGATCGCCGACGCCGTGAAATCTCTCAAAGACTTTGACGAGGAAGCCGGAGAAAGCTCGTGA
- a CDS encoding archaeosine biosynthesis radical SAM protein RaSEA yields MTDPRKPLASWKGQDRYFGEVLSSLTGIFLSGGCSWNRCRMCGYKNDRDTCSKDELIDHMKGQILWMQENYAPDEYQLGKIFTSGSVFDPNEVPLEVLDAFGEFFAGKPLIAESRSEYVTEDALSRLLKSLDKGQAHPLTVAIGLETTNDTIREKSIDKGNTFEDFIKAAETAHNAGVGVKAYLMMKPLFLTEKEAMEDMEKSIREVAPYADMISMNLCTIQGRTELEHYWQKGGFRPPYLWSAVKVLREADVPVACDPVGGGFKRGPHNCGTCDKEIVAAINEYSLTADKSVLDDVWEIPCACKKEWEFVLTNERSWNMPLTQ; encoded by the coding sequence ATGACAGACCCACGAAAACCGCTCGCATCCTGGAAAGGGCAGGACAGATACTTCGGCGAAGTCCTTTCGTCTCTGACCGGGATCTTTCTTTCCGGCGGCTGTTCCTGGAACAGATGCAGGATGTGCGGATATAAAAACGACCGCGATACCTGCTCGAAGGATGAACTCATCGACCACATGAAAGGGCAGATCCTCTGGATGCAGGAAAATTACGCTCCCGATGAATACCAGCTTGGAAAGATCTTCACCTCGGGAAGTGTCTTCGACCCTAATGAAGTACCTCTCGAGGTTCTTGATGCATTCGGCGAATTCTTTGCAGGAAAGCCGCTGATCGCCGAGTCCAGGTCCGAGTATGTGACGGAAGATGCACTCTCCCGCCTGCTGAAAAGCCTCGATAAAGGCCAGGCCCATCCGCTGACGGTCGCGATCGGTCTTGAGACGACGAACGATACCATTCGGGAAAAGTCGATCGATAAAGGAAATACCTTTGAAGATTTCATCAAAGCTGCCGAGACGGCGCATAACGCAGGCGTCGGTGTGAAGGCATATCTGATGATGAAGCCGCTCTTTTTAACGGAAAAGGAGGCGATGGAGGATATGGAAAAATCCATCCGCGAGGTCGCACCCTACGCAGACATGATCTCGATGAACCTCTGCACGATCCAGGGGAGAACGGAACTGGAACATTACTGGCAGAAGGGAGGATTCCGGCCGCCGTATCTCTGGTCTGCGGTGAAAGTTCTCCGGGAAGCGGACGTTCCGGTAGCATGCGACCCTGTCGGCGGCGGATTCAAGCGCGGCCCTCACAACTGCGGGACCTGCGACAAAGAGATCGTTGCCGCAATCAACGAGTATTCCCTCACGGCTGACAAGAGTGTTTTAGACGATGTCTGGGAAATCCCCTGTGCATGCAAAAAAGAGTGGGAGTTTGTTCTTACGAACGAACGTTCGTGGAACATGCCCCTCACGCAGTAA